A stretch of Bordetella genomosp. 13 DNA encodes these proteins:
- a CDS encoding DEAD/DEAH box helicase: MIESTSTAAPAADAPSRTFADFALHPLLLQSIAETGYTTPTPIQAQAIPVVVEGRDVMGAAQTGTGKTAAFTVPILHRLMPLANASASPARHPVRALILTPTRELADQVYESVKRYSKRTPLRSAVVFGGVDIGPQKEALRQGCEVLVATPGRLLDHVEQKNVNLGQVGILVLDEADRMLDMGFLPDLERIIRLLPAQRQGLLFSATFSNEIRKLGRSYLNSPVEIEVAARNATADTVSQIAYKMSGEAKRAAVVHLVKSRGLKQVIVFSNTKIGTARLARQLERDGVKAESIHGDKTQADRMKALDAFKAGDLEVLVATDVAARGLDVAGVPCVINYDLPHNSEDYVHRIGRTGRAGATGEAIALFTDAEERYLLDIEKLIKRPVPRGTLDVPADLVERSHGRGDRSDRERGDRDRGERRERGERGARPARADRRPVDDFFLKPYEPSQSSSGPAEQNKESAPSSTPKRQLAALLGGSNRKTSDS; the protein is encoded by the coding sequence ATGATCGAATCTACCTCTACCGCAGCGCCCGCTGCAGACGCGCCTTCGCGCACATTCGCCGATTTCGCGCTGCATCCGCTCCTGCTCCAGTCCATCGCCGAGACCGGCTACACCACCCCCACGCCGATCCAGGCCCAGGCCATCCCCGTGGTGGTCGAGGGCCGCGACGTCATGGGCGCGGCCCAGACCGGCACGGGCAAGACGGCCGCGTTCACGGTGCCCATCCTGCATCGGCTGATGCCGCTGGCCAACGCCAGCGCCTCGCCAGCGCGCCATCCGGTGCGCGCGCTCATACTCACGCCCACGCGCGAGCTGGCCGACCAGGTCTATGAAAGCGTCAAGCGCTACAGCAAGCGTACGCCGCTGCGCTCGGCCGTGGTGTTCGGCGGCGTCGACATCGGTCCGCAGAAAGAAGCGCTGCGCCAAGGTTGCGAAGTGCTGGTGGCCACGCCGGGCCGGCTGCTCGACCACGTCGAGCAGAAGAACGTGAACCTCGGGCAGGTCGGCATCCTGGTGCTGGACGAGGCGGACCGCATGCTCGACATGGGCTTCCTGCCCGATCTCGAGCGCATCATCCGGCTGCTGCCCGCGCAGCGCCAGGGGCTGCTGTTCTCGGCCACCTTCAGCAACGAGATCCGCAAGCTGGGCCGCTCTTACCTGAACAGTCCGGTCGAGATCGAAGTCGCGGCGCGCAACGCCACGGCCGACACGGTCAGCCAGATCGCCTACAAGATGTCCGGCGAAGCCAAGCGGGCCGCGGTGGTGCACCTGGTGAAGTCGCGCGGCCTGAAGCAGGTCATCGTGTTCTCCAACACCAAGATCGGCACCGCGCGCCTGGCGCGCCAGCTCGAGCGCGACGGCGTCAAGGCCGAATCCATCCACGGCGACAAGACGCAGGCTGACCGCATGAAGGCGCTGGACGCCTTCAAGGCCGGCGACCTCGAGGTGCTGGTGGCCACCGACGTGGCCGCGCGCGGCCTCGACGTGGCGGGCGTGCCCTGCGTCATCAACTACGACCTGCCGCACAACTCCGAAGACTACGTGCATCGCATCGGGCGTACCGGCCGCGCCGGCGCCACCGGCGAAGCCATCGCGCTGTTCACCGATGCCGAAGAACGCTATCTGCTGGACATCGAGAAGCTGATCAAGCGGCCGGTGCCGCGCGGCACGCTGGACGTGCCGGCCGACCTGGTTGAACGCAGTCACGGCCGTGGCGATCGTTCCGATCGCGAACGCGGCGACCGCGATCGCGGCGAACGTCGCGAACGAGGCGAGCGCGGCGCCCGTCCCGCGCGTGCCGACCGCCGTCCGGTGGACGATTTCTTCCTCAAGCCCTACGAGCCTTCGCAGTCCTCGTCCGGCCCGGCCGAGCAGAACAAGGAAAGCGCGCCTTCCTCCACCCCCAAGCGCCAATTGGCCGCGCTGCTGGGCGGCAGCAACCGAAAGACCTCAG
- a CDS encoding AzlD domain-containing protein: MSAYEIYVYSAILLLTLCSVLTRAGFMLFGDYVPLPDGLRRALRYAPAAALTAILVPDMLPWRTGVGPVFDFRLVAGIVGILVFLRTRNAVLVIVAGMATLWVLRWLAA; the protein is encoded by the coding sequence ATGAGCGCATACGAGATCTACGTTTACTCCGCCATCCTCTTGCTGACGCTGTGCAGCGTGCTGACGCGCGCTGGCTTCATGCTGTTTGGCGACTACGTGCCGCTGCCCGACGGCCTGCGCCGCGCGCTGCGTTATGCGCCCGCCGCCGCGCTCACCGCGATCCTCGTGCCCGACATGCTGCCGTGGCGCACCGGCGTCGGTCCGGTGTTCGACTTCAGGTTGGTCGCCGGCATTGTCGGCATTCTGGTGTTCCTGCGTACGCGCAACGCGGTACTGGTCATCGTGGCGGGCATGGCCACGCTGTGGGTGCTGCGCTGGCTGGCCGCATAG
- a CDS encoding AzlC family ABC transporter permease has translation MASESAASELADLRRERQAAFRAGVHAIAPALIATGTWGLVTGVAMVKSGLTESMALAMTLLMYAGSAQLTSLPLIAAGAPLWLIFAAGFVVNLRFLIFGAALQPYFRQLSWPKRLALGYFTTDMGFVLFMPRYGDAAERGTREQLWFYIGSIAPGWFVWQASSIAGILLGTLVPTEWSLDFAAVLALLAITVPLASSKPVLISMLAAGITAWVGQVLPLRLGLAAAVVAGIAAGIMAERYLKGGK, from the coding sequence TTGGCTTCTGAATCCGCAGCTTCGGAACTCGCCGACCTCCGGCGGGAACGCCAGGCGGCGTTCCGGGCCGGCGTGCACGCCATCGCACCGGCGCTTATCGCCACCGGCACGTGGGGCCTGGTCACCGGTGTGGCCATGGTCAAGTCGGGCCTCACGGAATCCATGGCCCTGGCCATGACGCTGCTGATGTATGCCGGTTCGGCGCAGCTCACGTCGCTGCCGCTCATCGCGGCCGGCGCGCCGCTGTGGCTCATCTTCGCCGCCGGATTCGTGGTCAACCTGCGCTTTCTCATTTTCGGCGCGGCGCTGCAACCGTACTTCAGGCAGCTCAGCTGGCCCAAGCGGCTGGCGCTGGGCTACTTCACCACCGACATGGGCTTCGTGCTGTTCATGCCGCGCTATGGCGACGCCGCCGAGCGCGGCACGCGCGAGCAGCTGTGGTTCTACATCGGCTCCATCGCGCCGGGATGGTTCGTCTGGCAAGCATCCTCCATCGCCGGCATCCTGCTGGGCACCTTGGTGCCCACCGAATGGTCGCTCGATTTCGCCGCCGTGCTGGCCCTGCTGGCCATCACCGTGCCCCTGGCCAGTTCCAAGCCGGTGCTGATCTCCATGCTGGCCGCCGGCATCACGGCCTGGGTGGGCCAGGTGCTGCCGCTGCGGCTGGGCCTGGCGGCGGCGGTCGTCGCCGGCATTGCCGCGGGCATCATGGCCGAGCGCTATTTGAAGGGCGGCAAATGA
- a CDS encoding zinc-finger domain-containing protein, with protein MTAAAPAAVPAQEVIEVGAEDMPVYCPGPKAPLWSMHPRVFLDVARTGSAKCAYCGAEYRLKPGTVLHGHH; from the coding sequence ATGACCGCCGCTGCCCCGGCCGCCGTCCCCGCCCAGGAAGTCATCGAAGTCGGCGCCGAAGACATGCCCGTCTACTGTCCCGGCCCCAAGGCTCCCCTCTGGAGCATGCACCCCCGCGTGTTCCTCGACGTGGCCCGCACGGGCTCGGCGAAATGCGCCTATTGCGGCGCCGAATATCGCCTGAAGCCCGGCACCGTCCTGCACGGACATCATTAA
- a CDS encoding YybH family protein, whose translation MFATPDEAEHAFYDALEQGDLDRMMQVWADDEEIVCIHPGGLRVVGHTAVQESWQQILANGPLHLRPMRPLVMQSMMCAVHVLVEQVSAVTRQGTQYATCYATNIYHKGPTGWRMVMHHASAAPPEAGVLDLHDIPDRLH comes from the coding sequence ATGTTCGCCACACCCGACGAAGCGGAACACGCCTTCTACGATGCCCTCGAGCAAGGCGACCTCGACCGGATGATGCAGGTCTGGGCCGACGACGAGGAAATCGTCTGCATCCACCCAGGCGGCCTGCGCGTCGTAGGCCACACCGCGGTCCAGGAATCCTGGCAGCAGATCCTGGCAAACGGGCCGCTGCATCTGCGGCCCATGCGGCCTCTGGTCATGCAAAGCATGATGTGCGCGGTCCACGTGCTGGTCGAGCAAGTGTCGGCCGTCACGCGCCAGGGCACGCAGTACGCCACCTGCTACGCGACGAACATCTATCACAAAGGGCCCACGGGATGGCGCATGGTGATGCACCATGCTTCCGCCGCGCCGCCCGAGGCCGGGGTGCTCGACCTGCACGACATCCCCGACAGGCTCCACTAG
- a CDS encoding YheT family hydrolase produces the protein MAATRLDTTPCPVPAWLPDRHSQTIYAAFFAQCHRIAFVRDRVETPDGDFVDFDWTGPGLFPHKAADGSPISGQPPVAAGKVAAARWIAPADWASLPQTPDTPALLLFHGLEGGSASRYAQSIAHHFRARGWIVAVAHFRGCSGAPNRLARAYYSGDSTEVGFMLDTARARLPHARWHAVGVSLGGNAMLKFIGEQGESVSWLAAAAAVSVPLDLVAGGRALCKGFISRQLYTRHFLATMKRKVLEKAKRFPGAIDVMRIAHARDLRDFDDAYTAPMHGFRNALDYWTRASSKPWLAHVRVPTLVLNARNDPFLPEAALPGPADCSSSVLLHQPAQGGHAGFPTGAFPGHLSWLPQRLGRFFETGL, from the coding sequence TTGGCCGCGACCCGACTCGACACGACACCTTGCCCCGTCCCCGCCTGGCTGCCCGATCGGCACAGCCAGACGATCTACGCCGCCTTCTTCGCGCAGTGCCATCGCATCGCCTTCGTGCGCGATCGCGTCGAGACTCCGGACGGCGACTTCGTCGATTTCGACTGGACCGGCCCGGGGCTGTTTCCGCACAAGGCCGCGGACGGCAGCCCCATCAGCGGCCAGCCGCCCGTGGCCGCCGGCAAGGTCGCCGCGGCGCGCTGGATAGCGCCGGCCGACTGGGCTTCGCTGCCGCAGACGCCCGACACCCCCGCCCTGCTTCTGTTCCATGGCCTGGAGGGCGGCAGCGCCAGCCGCTACGCGCAGTCCATCGCACACCATTTCCGTGCCCGCGGCTGGATCGTCGCGGTGGCGCACTTCCGCGGCTGTTCCGGCGCGCCGAACCGCCTGGCGCGCGCCTATTATTCGGGCGACTCGACGGAGGTCGGCTTCATGCTCGACACCGCGCGGGCGCGCCTGCCGCATGCGCGCTGGCACGCGGTGGGCGTCTCGCTGGGCGGCAACGCCATGCTGAAGTTCATCGGCGAACAGGGCGAGTCCGTCTCGTGGCTGGCCGCGGCCGCGGCCGTGTCGGTGCCGCTGGACCTGGTCGCGGGCGGCCGCGCACTGTGCAAGGGCTTCATCTCGAGGCAGCTGTATACCCGCCACTTCCTGGCCACCATGAAGCGCAAAGTGCTCGAGAAGGCCAAGCGCTTTCCGGGCGCCATCGACGTGATGCGCATCGCGCACGCGCGCGACCTGCGCGACTTCGACGATGCGTACACCGCACCCATGCACGGGTTTCGCAATGCGCTCGACTACTGGACGCGGGCGTCCAGCAAGCCTTGGCTCGCGCACGTCCGCGTACCGACGCTGGTACTGAACGCGCGCAACGACCCCTTCCTGCCCGAGGCCGCCCTGCCCGGCCCGGCCGATTGTTCGTCCAGCGTGCTGCTGCACCAGCCCGCGCAAGGCGGCCACGCCGGCTTTCCCACGGGCGCTTTCCCGGGCCACCTGAGCTGGCTGCCCCAGCGCCTGGGACGCTTCTTCGAAACCGGGCTGTAG
- a CDS encoding M48 family metalloprotease, which translates to MTYRSVILRRGIAGALCVALALPGMPVLAQPVGLPSMGAASADDLSPAIERQLGEAIMAQGRRDPTYIDDAEVHQYLTTMGRKLALNAQGGVPDVEIFPVRDPEINAFALPGGFIGVNSGLVVSSDSESELASVVAHEIGHVVQRHIARGMTQQNQNSTVMLATLAGALLAALAGGGGNLAMGVAAFGQAAAINRQLGFSRDAEREADRTGLQMLSRAGYDPTGMSRMFGRLMNASRLNEGTGGGSWASTHPLSIDRMSDVQNRIRDLQSTRYVDSDDYWFIRAKLRVVQGRDAMSLRSAQQQLLDESRALSGIRRSAALYGLALYFLQRNDVSQAQAYWEQAGAGGYASPQLAKLGIDIALARKDDAAAMQLAQAAIKRWPDRRALGIAYATVLQAEGRNAEAQAYLRDRIKEWGGDEPGLYQMLAQSEDRNGQTVEARRNMARFYEQTGAYAAAESQLQQARGLSRDFYEQSQIDVQIKEVKQKLADERALLQRFKS; encoded by the coding sequence ATGACATATCGCTCGGTAATTTTGCGCCGCGGCATCGCGGGCGCGCTATGCGTGGCGCTGGCATTGCCGGGGATGCCTGTCCTAGCCCAACCGGTGGGCCTGCCATCCATGGGGGCGGCATCCGCCGATGACCTGTCTCCCGCGATCGAACGACAACTGGGTGAGGCCATCATGGCCCAGGGTCGCCGCGATCCCACCTATATCGACGACGCCGAAGTCCACCAATATCTCACCACCATGGGCCGCAAGCTGGCGCTGAATGCGCAGGGCGGCGTGCCCGACGTCGAGATCTTTCCGGTGCGCGATCCCGAGATCAACGCCTTCGCCTTGCCGGGCGGCTTCATCGGCGTCAATTCGGGTCTGGTGGTGTCTTCCGACAGCGAGTCCGAACTGGCGTCGGTGGTCGCCCACGAAATCGGCCACGTCGTGCAGCGCCACATCGCGCGCGGCATGACGCAGCAGAACCAGAACAGCACGGTCATGCTTGCCACGCTGGCCGGCGCGCTGCTGGCCGCACTGGCCGGCGGGGGCGGCAATCTCGCCATGGGCGTTGCCGCTTTCGGCCAGGCCGCGGCCATCAACCGCCAGTTGGGCTTCTCGCGCGATGCCGAACGCGAGGCCGATCGCACCGGCCTGCAGATGCTCTCCAGGGCCGGCTACGATCCCACGGGCATGTCGCGCATGTTCGGACGCCTCATGAACGCGTCCCGCCTGAATGAGGGAACGGGCGGCGGCTCGTGGGCCAGCACCCACCCTTTGTCCATCGATCGTATGTCCGACGTGCAGAATCGCATCCGCGACCTGCAGTCGACGCGCTATGTCGACAGCGATGACTACTGGTTCATCCGCGCCAAGCTGCGCGTCGTGCAGGGCCGCGATGCGATGAGCCTGCGCTCCGCGCAGCAGCAGTTGCTGGACGAGTCGCGCGCGCTGTCCGGCATACGCCGCTCGGCAGCGCTGTACGGCCTGGCGCTGTACTTCCTGCAGCGCAACGACGTGTCTCAGGCGCAAGCCTATTGGGAACAGGCCGGCGCCGGCGGATACGCCTCGCCGCAGCTGGCCAAGCTCGGCATCGACATTGCGCTGGCGCGCAAGGACGATGCCGCCGCCATGCAGCTGGCGCAGGCAGCCATCAAGCGTTGGCCCGATCGGCGCGCGCTGGGCATTGCCTACGCCACGGTGCTGCAGGCCGAAGGCCGCAATGCCGAGGCCCAGGCTTACCTGCGCGACCGCATCAAGGAATGGGGCGGCGACGAGCCGGGCCTGTACCAGATGCTGGCACAAAGCGAGGACCGAAACGGCCAGACGGTCGAGGCCCGCCGCAACATGGCTCGCTTCTACGAGCAGACCGGCGCCTACGCCGCGGCGGAATCGCAGCTGCAGCAGGCGCGCGGGCTGTCGCGCGATTTCTACGAGCAGTCGCAGATCGACGTGCAGATCAAGGAAGTGAAGCAGAAGCTCGCCGACGAACGCGCGCTGCTACAGCGGTTCAAGTCCTGA
- the galU gene encoding UTP--glucose-1-phosphate uridylyltransferase GalU produces the protein MQPIRKAVFPVAGMGTRFLPATKAMPKEMLPVVDKPLIQYAVEEAVAAGITDLIFVTGRNKRAIEDHFDSAPELENDLENKNKQTLLAAVREVLPPHVNCLYIRQRAPLGLGHAVLTAAPAVGNEPFAVLLADDLIDAEQPVIGQLIESAVARSASVLGVQEVPREETNKYGIVASQKVDDRTERVTHMVEKPKPEEAPSNLAVVGRYVLEAEIFEYLRNTKSGAGNEIQLTDGIAALMRDRPVYAYRYEGTRYDCGNKAGMFEATVAYGRKYHGLIP, from the coding sequence ATGCAACCAATCCGCAAAGCCGTGTTCCCCGTCGCCGGCATGGGTACGCGCTTCCTGCCCGCCACCAAAGCCATGCCCAAGGAAATGCTGCCCGTGGTAGACAAGCCGTTGATCCAGTACGCAGTGGAAGAGGCTGTCGCGGCCGGCATCACCGACCTGATCTTCGTGACTGGCCGCAACAAGCGCGCCATCGAAGACCACTTCGATTCCGCTCCCGAGCTCGAGAACGATCTGGAAAACAAGAACAAGCAGACCCTGCTGGCGGCCGTGCGCGAGGTGCTGCCGCCGCACGTCAACTGCCTGTATATCCGCCAGCGCGCGCCGCTGGGGCTGGGCCACGCCGTGCTGACCGCCGCCCCCGCAGTGGGCAACGAACCCTTTGCCGTGCTGCTGGCGGACGACCTGATCGATGCCGAGCAGCCCGTCATCGGCCAGCTGATCGAGTCGGCCGTCGCGCGCAGCGCCAGCGTGCTGGGCGTGCAGGAAGTGCCCCGCGAAGAAACCAACAAGTACGGCATCGTGGCCAGCCAGAAGGTCGACGATCGCACCGAGCGCGTCACCCACATGGTCGAAAAGCCCAAACCCGAAGAGGCGCCGTCCAACCTGGCGGTGGTCGGCCGCTACGTGCTGGAAGCCGAGATCTTCGAATACCTGCGCAACACCAAGTCGGGCGCGGGCAACGAGATCCAGCTGACCGACGGCATCGCCGCGCTGATGCGCGATCGTCCCGTGTACGCGTATCGATACGAAGGCACGCGCTACGACTGCGGCAACAAGGCCGGCATGTTCGAGGCCACCGTGGCATACGGCCGCAAATACCACGGCCTCATCCCGTAA
- a CDS encoding cytochrome c oxidase assembly protein, producing MDLLGWLVPWEFSPVLVASFLVAIVLFVRGQRVHRVTLARQILFWSGMVLLYLSLHTRLDYYAERMFFIHRAQHLVLHHLGPLLVMAAFPGSVMRAGLPLAWRVRLRDFLLTMPGRVLQRVLTHPVLVPLLFVALVLVWLIPSVQFYSMLDWRLYRLMNWSVVISGFMYWNLILDRRPSPPAAMSPGGRVLSPVLTMAPQMVAGAVIAFTETDIYPLFELCGRAVAMTAQMDQTIGGLTMWIPAALVEVIGLLVALGTLMRLSGKGRLRKADRKGRPGSRAPGASRPAT from the coding sequence ATGGATCTGCTTGGCTGGCTCGTCCCCTGGGAGTTCTCGCCCGTGCTGGTCGCTTCCTTCCTGGTGGCGATCGTGCTGTTCGTGCGCGGCCAGCGGGTGCACCGGGTCACCCTGGCGCGCCAGATCCTGTTCTGGTCCGGCATGGTGCTGCTGTACCTGTCCCTGCACACCCGGCTCGACTACTACGCCGAGCGCATGTTCTTCATCCACCGCGCGCAGCATCTGGTGCTGCATCACCTGGGACCGCTGCTGGTCATGGCTGCCTTCCCGGGCTCGGTGATGCGGGCCGGCTTGCCCCTGGCCTGGCGCGTGCGCCTGCGCGACTTCCTGCTTACGATGCCGGGGCGCGTGCTGCAGCGGGTCCTCACGCATCCGGTTCTGGTGCCGCTGCTGTTCGTGGCCTTGGTGCTGGTATGGCTGATTCCGTCGGTGCAGTTCTACAGCATGCTCGACTGGCGCCTGTACCGCCTGATGAACTGGTCGGTGGTGATCAGCGGCTTCATGTACTGGAATCTCATCCTGGACCGCCGGCCCAGCCCCCCGGCCGCCATGAGCCCCGGCGGACGCGTGTTGTCGCCGGTGCTGACCATGGCCCCGCAGATGGTCGCGGGCGCGGTCATCGCGTTCACCGAAACCGATATCTATCCGCTGTTCGAATTGTGCGGCCGCGCCGTGGCCATGACGGCCCAGATGGATCAGACCATAGGCGGGCTGACGATGTGGATTCCCGCGGCGCTGGTGGAAGTGATCGGCCTGCTCGTGGCGCTGGGCACCTTGATGCGCCTGTCCGGCAAGGGGCGGCTGCGCAAGGCCGATCGCAAGGGCCGGCCCGGCTCGCGGGCGCCGGGGGCATCTCGGCCTGCCACCTGA